In Candidatus Krumholzibacteriia bacterium, the genomic stretch GAAAGCCGGGTAAGCAAGCGGGACAGGAAAAGAGAAACGAGCAGGGAAACAAGGACTGCAAGTACAATGTGAGGGGGAGACGTCCAGTTTCTCCATGCCATCAATAGCCCGGCGAAAGGGAGGAGTATTCTCCAGGACTGGGAAGCCCATTGGGCAGAATCATACCGGCGGGCAAGCCTGAGGACGGAAACCTGGTGCAAGAGCCACGCTGAGGAAGCCGCAAGAAGGGAATAAGCCAGCAGGGAATTGAGAATACCCCACTGAGGAACTGGGTACTTCCAGGCAAAGAAGAGAGCGAGAAGAGCTGAACTCAGCAGCCCGGACTGGATCTCTGCGCGCCGAAGTCCCGCCGGGAAAGATACAAGCTCCCCGTCCGGATGTCCGTGCCGGAGAAGAACCTGTTCGGTTCCCAGCAGACCAAAGGAGTAGGCCAGTGCCGGGAGAACCAGTATCAGTCCAAAATACCCATATGCCTCTGGGCTGAGGGTTTTCGCGAAGATCAGGTTTGCCAGATAGAGGCCCACCGTGCCCATGGCCATGAGCAATGCAGACTGGAACTCAGTCCTGTTCATGGCGCCCTTCCTGTTTTCCTGCGAATCTCGCCCCTTCGAAAATCAGCCCAAGGGCTACAAGACCAAGAAGGTTGGTCTGATTGCCGATATGGAACCAGTACTTCTCGCCCAGCGAATAGACAAGAATAAAGACGATAACAGAAGTCCATCCTAGCCAGGCCACTTCCCCCGAAGCCAGGAATGCAGTCACCCCTCTTTTCAGGGCAAGAAGAAAGAGGAGGAGTGCCGGGAGTGCCCCAAAAACACCGTAGTCTACCAGAAGTGCAAGAATCCCGTTGTGCGCGGTTCGCTGCCCCATAATCACATCGTAAAGGATATAGTCATTGGACAGTGGCCCGTGCCCGAACCAGGGGCTCTGTAGAAAGTGGACCAGGGCCAGTGCCCAGATTCTCGCTCGACCCGTAAATCCCGTCCCGACACCCCGAACGGGGTCATCCAGAAGCAGAAAATCGTTGATCATGCTCCAGATTGGTTGCCAGAGCAGGGCGAGAAGAATCAGTAGCGGAACGAGAAAGGGAATGGCCATTCCTCTCCAGGCTCTCAGGCGTGACAATGCAATCCAGCAGAGAACCCAGAGAACGCAGAGAAAGGAAGCAATGAGCCCGGTTCTCTGTTCCGTAAGAAATGTCAGGAACATTCCGGCGGACAGCAGGGAGGCCCTGCTCCAGAAACCACGAAATCCCCAGGAGGCGGCCAAGCCTGCCCCGATTCCCACAGCAAACAAACCGTTTCTCTCATAAGGGTGACTATCCAGATACTGAGCACCGAGAGTGAAGTACCAGGCGAGATAGGCAAGCCAGATCCAGGCCACATGGCGAAGAAGCCCGGCCGGGTTCCCTGCATTCATCGCTCCGACAATCCAGGAGAGTATCATCGTCAGGATCAGGAGTACCCAGAAGCCGAAGTTTGAAGGAGAAGTGGAGCCGAGAACCATGGAGGCGGGACCCGCCAGAATGAACCAGAGGAAGAGAGTTCTACCAAGATTCCAGGGTCGCAAAAGGGAAGGCAGTTGCTTCCCCGGAATCCAGTATTCATTCGCCAGAATCAGAAGGAGTGTTCCCCACGAGAGAAGCACAGGGACAATCGTCATCGGGGTTCTCCAGGATGACCAAACCGTAGCAATCACAGCAGGGATCCCAAAAAAGTAGATAGGGAGAAGCGATCGACGCAGCATCATCGCTCCGTTCAGGTCTTCAGCGGGTTCAGGCCCTGATCGCGATAGAGTGAAAGGAGCGAACCACTTGTGGCAGCCAAAAATCCCCATGCAATCAAAAGAAGGCTTCTTCGTGGCTTCACATGTTCATCGGGAACCATCGGGGGATCAATGACCTTGAAAGCGAAGTCCTCGGTACACTCGGCGAGCATACTGCGGCGCAGTTCCGAGGCCATCATGGTCAGGAGAAGCTGCTGGGCCTCCGCCACCAGTGTCTCGGAGCTCTTCTCATCGAGATAGCCCATGAAGTTGCGGGACTGCTTCACTGCATCCTCGCGAAGACCGCCATTGGCCTCATTGATCACTACTTCCAGCAGCTTTTTGCAGAATTCCGGGTTTCGAGACTGAAACCAGACATGCAGGAGACCGGTCTGTTTGTCCATTCCAACCTGGTAGTTTTCATCGAAGTGACGAAAGGCATCCCAGAGTCCCGGCTGCTTCTTCGGGTCGCTTTTCTTCCACCGGCCCTCTGCAAGATCCCATTCCTTTGGAAACAGGCCCGGCATGACATCGGGATTCCTTTCCAGGACTCTTTGAATCAGTGCGCGAGACTGCAAGTAGGCTACTTTCTCCTGAATCTCCGTGTAACTACGCGGAGAAAACCCTACAAGGGCCGCCACTCCCTGCAGGGCAGAGAGTGGTTTGGAAATCGCAGATTCCTCGGAACGCTCGAGAAGTGGAGCCAATACAGCCTCCGAGCGGTACGTGTTCGGGAGCATAAGGGCAATGATGGTTGCCAGAACACAGAGCACAAGAGTCCAAGTCAGGAAGAAAACCCTCTGTCTCCAAGTTGCCATGATCAAATCCTGAAATCGGATTGCTTGTCGGCTCTGTTCAGTTTTCATTTCAATCTCCGTTTGGAACGACTTCCCTACTGGAACAAGCCGATGGAACTGATCGTAGCAGTTACCATACTCAAATGATAGAGGATCTGGCTGGTACTGAGGGCAAGTTCATACCCTGAAAAACGCTCCACATTTTCTGGAACCACAATCACATCTCCAAAACTAAGATCGTACCTTGAGGGGGCCACAGAGCCATCTGCTCGAATCACGTAGATATTCCTCTTGTCGGCAAATCGTGTAGTCCCCCCCGCCTGCCGGATGTAGTCTTTTCTGCTCCAGTTGGAACGAAAGCGGAAAGTGGCAGGATTGTTCACCTCTCCGAGAACCAGCACAAACTCATTGCGCTTGGGAACATGAAGGTGGTCACCATTCTGCAAGAGAAGGTCGAACTCACTGCCCTGAAGTTCCTCTACATCCTCAAGACGTATCACCAGCCTCCCGGAAGCCCGGGTTTCCCGCAACTCCTCAGCAAGTTGCTTTCCGGCCAGTGCGACTTCTTTCAATCTGACATCTTTCTCTGAGTCAAGACTCTTTGTGCTGAGCCCGTAGCGGGCCAGGTCTTTCTCCAGACGCTCACTCATGCGCTCTAGCTGTTCCTGCTGGATCTCTCGCACGCTTTCGCGGGTAAAGACTGCCGCAGAAAGATAGGCATCCGG encodes the following:
- a CDS encoding O-antigen ligase family protein, with the translated sequence MTIVPVLLSWGTLLLILANEYWIPGKQLPSLLRPWNLGRTLFLWFILAGPASMVLGSTSPSNFGFWVLLILTMILSWIVGAMNAGNPAGLLRHVAWIWLAYLAWYFTLGAQYLDSHPYERNGLFAVGIGAGLAASWGFRGFWSRASLLSAGMFLTFLTEQRTGLIASFLCVLWVLCWIALSRLRAWRGMAIPFLVPLLILLALLWQPIWSMINDFLLLDDPVRGVGTGFTGRARIWALALVHFLQSPWFGHGPLSNDYILYDVIMGQRTAHNGILALLVDYGVFGALPALLLFLLALKRGVTAFLASGEVAWLGWTSVIVFILVYSLGEKYWFHIGNQTNLLGLVALGLIFEGARFAGKQEGRHEQD
- a CDS encoding SLBB domain-containing protein, producing the protein FVRRKEVEILGEVHSPGVFPYFDGMRVSDLLYSGGNLTEEAYLKSAELTRFSVVDGTWRELERLEISLDDILAGNSDADLALQAHDNLLVRRLSNWRGAERVRVTGELTFPGLYPIEEGERLSDLLERAGGFLPDAYLSAAVFTRESVREIQQEQLERMSERLEKDLARYGLSTKSLDSEKDVRLKEVALAGKQLAEELRETRASGRLVIRLEDVEELQGSEFDLLLQNGDHLHVPKRNEFVLVLGEVNNPATFRFRSNWSRKDYIRQAGGTTRFADKRNIYVIRADGSVAPSRYDLSFGDVIVVPENVERFSGYELALSTSQILYHLSMVTATISSIGLFQ